A single genomic interval of Lathyrus oleraceus cultivar Zhongwan6 chromosome 7, CAAS_Psat_ZW6_1.0, whole genome shotgun sequence harbors:
- the LOC127101497 gene encoding ALA-interacting subunit 3, producing MATTSAGSSDPTANRPQTKRPKYSKFTQQELPACKPILTPQAVISAFLIVTVVFIPIGVASLIASRDVVEIVDRYEEECVPSNWTDKVAFIQSNADKACRRKLEVPKRMKSPIHVYYQLDNFYQNHRRYVKSRNDEQLRDSKKGNSTSGCQPEDYVNGVPIVPCGLIAWSMFNDTYSFSRNSQNVTVNKNEISWKSDRDHKFGKDVFPKNFQNGTIIGGARLDEDIPLSKQEDLIVWMRTAALPTFRKLYGRIEVDLEKGDVINVVVQNRYNTYSFSGKKKLVLSTASWLGGKNDFLGIAYLSVGGLSFFLAMAFTILYFVKPRQLGDPSYLSWNRSPSGH from the exons ATGGCAACCACCAGCGCTGGATCGAGCGATCCTACTGCTAATAGACCACAAACGAAACGACCTAAGT ACTCAAAGTTCACGCAACAAGAACTTCCAGCATGCAAGCCGATTCTTACACCACAAGCG GTTATTTCAGCTTTCTTGATTGTTACCGTCGTATTCATTCCTATTGGAGTTGCTTCGCTTATTGCTTCACGAGAT GTTGTTGAAATTGTTGATAGGTATGAGGAAGAATGTGTACCGTCAAATTGGACGGACAAGGTAGCGTTCATTCAGAGTAATGCTGATAAAGCTTGCAGAAGGAAGCTGGAA GTGCCGAAGCGTATGAAGTCTCCTATCCATGTTTACTATCAGCTTGATAACTTCTACCAAAATCATCGCCG GTATGTGAAAAGCCGAAATGATGAGCAATTGAGGGATTCAAAAAAAGGAAACTCAACAAGTGGTTGTCAGCCTGAAGATTATGTAAACGGTGTTCCAATTGTACCTTGCGGTCTTATCGCTTGGAGTATGTTCAATGATACATACAGCTTCTCTCGCAACAGCCAGAATGTTACAGTGAACAAGAATGAAATCTCATGGAAGAGTGATAGGGATCACAAATTTGGAAAAGATGTTTTCCCTAAAAATTTCCAGAATGGTACTATTATTGGCGGTGCTCGTCTGGATGAAGATATACCG TTGAGTAAGCAGGAGGACCTTATCGTTTGGATGCGAACTGCTGCTTTACCAACTTTTAGAAAGTTGTATGGAAGGATTGAGGTGGATTTGGAGAAAGGCGATGTAATAAACGTGGTAGTGCAAAACCGCTACAACACGTATAGTTTTAGCGGCAAGAAGAAGCTTGTATTGTCAACTGCTAGCTGGCTTGGTGGGAAGAATGACTTCCTTGGCATTGCTTATCTCTCTGTTGGTGGATTAAGCTTTTTCTTGGCCATGGCTTTTACTATTCTATATTTTGTCAAGCCAAG GCAACTTGGAGATCCATCATATTTGTCATGGAATAGGAGTCCATCAGGGCACTGA